The nucleotide window GCGCAAAGGCAGCTTTTGATGGACGGAACGGCTGTCAAAAGTGCTTTTGCATTACTTTCGGCGAAAGTAACAAAGCCTATGCGCCGTATCCGGCGCTGATTACCCGAACAGGGAGAAAGGATATTGCTTGAAGCGAACGATTAGCTTTATGACAGGAAAAGGCTCTGTCAACCATAACAGCAGAAAATTCCATGCTAAGAATACTGACCCGGAGCGAAGCTGTTTGAACGTAGAATACTGCAACGAAAATGTTAAAGACGTATATCACGAATTATTTGATGAAGCACTCGCCCGGTACAATGCGAAGCAGACCAGAAGTGACCGCCGCATTGATGATTATTATGATAAAATCTGTTCCGGCAAGCAGGAGAAACCATTCCATGAGATTATCCTGCAAATTGGGGATAAGGACAATATGGGAGCGAAAACGGAGAACGGACAGCTTGCGGCAAAGGTGCTGGATAAATATATGCGGGACTTCCAACGTAGAAATCCTACATTGAGAGTATTCAGTGCTTATCTCCACATGGACGAAGCTACTCCACATCTCCATATTGATTTTATCCCTTACACGACAGGAAGTAAGCGGGGGCTTGATACAAGAGTTTCTTTGAAACAGGCGTTATCTGCTCTCGGATTTAAAGGTGGAACAAGACGGGAAACGGAATTAAATCAGTGGGTGTCTTATGAGAAAGAACAGCTTGCCGCTATCATGCTGGAACAGGGGATTGAATGGGAGAAAAAAGGCATACATGAAAAGCATTTATCTGTTCTGGATTTTGAGAAAAAGGAGCGGGCAAAGGAAGTTGCGGCATTGGAAGCGAAGAAAGCAGAATTACAAGAAGAAAATGCCACTTTTCAAGAAATCAACGAAGATTTGCATGAACAGTTGTTGCAGGTTGATGATGAGATTCATTTCTTGCGGGAAGATTTACAGGAGTCCCGGCAAGAAGCAGAGAAAGCGCAGAAACAGGTGGATAAATATCAGAAGCGCATGGATGAACTTGCTCCTATGGTAAAGAATATGGAGAAGCTGGCGGCAGACTTTTCTGCAGACCCGGAGCAAACGCTTCCAGAAGCAGCGGTTACGGAATCTGCAAAGTCGTATCGGGAGAAGAAGGCAAAGCCGCTAATAAAGAAAATCGTACAAGTCATGCGCTCTGTTTATTCGGCGTATCTGGATATTTCAAATAAGTTTACGAAGTTGCAAGCGGCGTATAGCAGGGAACGGAGTGGAAACGAGCGTCTGTCAAACAGGCTGGAAGTAGTCTTGGAGGAAAATCGAGAACTAAGGATGGTGGCGGCAGATTTTGATCGTGTAAAGGCGGTGGTTGGCTCTGAACAGGTAAACGCCGTGATTAACCGGGCGAAACAGCAGGAGCAGATAGAAGCCGAACAGAAACGGGCTGTAAGGAGAAAACATAATCAGGAAGCCCGTTGACATCCGGGAGGACTTTTAACAGCCCTCCCGGATGTCATAAAGTGAATTCCCATCAGTTGATCAAAAGGGGAACAGCGCAGACATCCAGTTTTATTTTAACTGGCTGGCAAAAAGAAAAAGAAAGTATGTTCGATAAAAAGTGCTTGCTTTTGAAAAGGTTTGATAGTATAATGAGGGAAAAATCAGGTATAAATTATTTCCCAGGAGTGATGTGGATGAAACAGGTACATTTAAGAGTCGATGATGAATTATATAATGAATTAAACGCATATTCTGTGATGATGGAGCAGACAATGCAGGATTGTGTGAGAGAAGCGGTTGCGTATTATGTTACTGATATGAGAAGAAAGCAACGGGAAGTGAAAGACCGCCAGTTTACATTTATTGATTTATTTGCCGGAATAGGTGGAATGAGAATTGCTTTTGAAAGGGCTGGCGGATACTGTGTCTATTCTAATGAGTGGAATAAATACAGTCAGCAGACATATTTTGCTAATTTTGGAGAGCAGCCAGAGGGAGACATTACACAGGTGCCAGCATCATCTATACCGAATCATGATATTCTGGTAGCCGGATTTCCATGTCAGCCTTTTTCTATCGCAGGTGTTTCAAAAAAGAACAGCCTCGGACGTGCAACGGGATTTGAGGATAAGACACAGGGAACACTCTTTTTTGATGTTTGCAGGATATTAAAAGAAAAAAGACCAAAAGCCTTTATGCTGGAGAATGTAAAAAATCTGTGCAGTCATGATAAAGGCAGAACTTTTAAGGTAATACTGGAATCATTAGAGGAATTGGATTACAGTGTATTTTATGCTGTTCTGGATGGACAGAATTATGTGCCTCAACACAGAGAACGGATTCTGATTGTGGGGTTTGACCGCAAAAAATATGGAAAGAATATGCAGTTTGATTTTGATTTGACACCTAAATATCCCAAACCTGTTATGCGTGATATTCTGGATGAAAGTGTTGATGAAAAATATACGTTATCAGATAAACTTTGGACATATCTACAGAATTATGCGGCAAAGCATAAAGCCGCAGGAAATGGATTTGGTTATGGGATTGCACCATTAGATGGTGTGTCAAGAACAATCAGTGCCAGATATTACAAAGATGGTTCAGAAATACTGATTGAGCAGGAAGGCAAGAATCCCAGGCGGCTGACGCCCCGTGAATGTGCGAGGTTGCAGGGGTTCCCGGATGACTTCAAAATTCCGGTATCTGATACTCAGGCGTATAAACAGTTTGGAAATTCTGTTGTTGTGCCGTTGATGGAAAATGTAGCAAAACTGATAGTAAAGAAACTGGAAGAAATAGATCAGACAGAAGAAAAAGAATTACAGAGGATGGTGATTTAGATGACTACAGGATATGCAGGACAGGCAATAAAATCTGTTCTCAACAGTGAAAAGGGATTTTGTAAATTTCTTTCTGCAAATGACACAGGAGCAACGGGTGGTCATCAGTCCGGTATTCTGATTTCAAAATCGGCTGTAGATATGATGTTCAGCAGACAGGAACTCGAACAGGATACAATTCCAAAAAGAATGGTAAAAATCAGATGGCAGGATGATTTTGAGACAGAAAGTTGTTTTACATACTATGAGAGTAAAAATGAATTAAGGATTACACGTTTTGGAAGAGGCTTTCCATTCTTAAAACCAGAGCAGACGGGAGCATTATTTGTATTTACACAGCAAACGGATGTTGATTACAGTGTATATTTTCTGGAAACAGATGAGGAAATAGAAGAGTTTCTTGATACATTCGGCATAAGCCCTACTGAGACGAACGGTCTTATTGATATAGAAAAAGTTTCGTCAGAAACGCAGGAAAGGATGGCAATACAGGAGTTTATCAGCGGCTTGGATGTAGATTTCCCTGCATCAGATGTAATGTCAGTGGCGGCTAGAACAATTGAAGAAAAAGCATATAATCATGTGGAATATATCCTTACAAATCCTGATGAGAAAATTATCAGTTGGACGAATATGGAATATACTCTTTTCAGAGCATTGGAATATGCAAGATATGGCGAAATTATTACAAAAGGATTTCATACTGTCGATGAGTTTGTAAGAGTTGCTAATGTAGTGCTGAATCGCAGAAAAAGTCGGGCTGGTAAAAGTCTTGAACATCATTTGTCAGCGATATTTGATGGAAATGGTATAGAGTATTCATCCCAAGCTGTTACAGAGGGGAATAAAAAGCCGGATTTTCTGTTTCCCTCTCAGGAAGCATATCATGATTATGATTTTTCAACGGATAATATTATTTCTCTGGCAGCAAAAACAACCTGTAAGGACAGGTGGAGACAGGTATTAAATGAAGCGGATAGATTGAGGGATAAACCAAAGTATCTCTGTACGCTTCAGCAGGGAATATCCGGAGCTCAGATGGATGAAATGCAGGCAGAAAATGTTATATTGGTTGTACCGAAGCCCTACATAGTGACATATCCTAAAGACCGCAGAGACAGAATATGGACATTAGCTCGGTTTGTGCAATATGTAAAAATGATTGAGGGCAAATAAGATGGATATAAAAAGCCCGGAAGAACGAAGCAGGAATATGGCGGCTATCCGTTCAAAGGATACCAAACCAGAGATGTATTTCAGAAAATTACTTTTTGCACAGGGATATAGATATAGTCTTAATTCAAAGAAAATCCCCGGACACCCTGATATTTATCTTCGTAAGTACAATACTGCGATTTTTATTCACGGATGTTTCTGGCACAGACATTCTGGCTGTCAATATGCGTATATACCGAAATCAAGAGTGGAATTCTGGCAGAAAAAATTTGAAGCGAATGTAAAAAGAGATTATATTGTCAGAATGGAATTGCAGGATAAGGAAATTAAGTGCCTGATTGTGTGGGAGTGTACAGTTAAGAGAATGAAAAGAAATTTAGCCGATTGTCAAAAATATTTAAAAGAGATAGAAAAATTTTTGAAGGGTAACCAAATGTTTCTGGAAATTTAATATACTGTGTTGAGTGAAAGGTTGTTTTAGGGTTTTTGAAAATAACAAGTGAGGAGGGAATTTAATGTACCGGATTAAAATAGAAAATTGCAATAATATTGTAGAGGGAGAATTAACTATTGAGGATGGAAAACTTAATATCTTTTATGGAATAAATGGTACTGGAAAAACAACGATTGCAAAAGCAATAGAGTTTTCAAAGGAATCACAAAAAATAGAAGAATTACAGTCTTTTTATACAGAGACTCCAGCATCTGTCTCAATCAGTCCGGAGGTTGGAAAGATATTGGTGTTTAATGAAGAATTTGTCAGAGATATTGTTTTTAAAGAAGATGAAGTAATACAGAATTCATTTGAAGTGTTTTTGAAAACACCTAATTATTCTCAAAAAAAGGCACAGCTCGATCAACATCTTCAAGCTTTGCATAATATTATGAAGCAGGATGAAGAAATACAAGAGTTGCAGAAATTATTAGATCAGATTGCGGGTAAATTTAAACGTAATGCTAATGGAAAACTTAATAAAACAGGTGTATATAAAAGTGTATTGTCTAAAAGTAATTTGTATAATATACCAGAAGAACTGGATAGCTACAGACCCTTTATTACAAATACAGAAATCAATATTCCTTGGATAGACTGGAAGTCTAAAGGAGATGCTTTTGATGTTGGAGATGGATGCCCATATTGTTCAGAAACATTAAACAGGTCTGTACACAATCAGAGAAAAGAGGTATTCAAAAAGACTTATAAAAAATCTGATTCGCAAAATCTCAAAGATTTGTTAGATTTGCTTGAAAGTTTAAGGATATATGTTAAACCGGAGAAGTATGATGAATTGGTATCTTATGTGAAAACGGATGTTCCAGAAGATATTATATCGGCTATTCTTGAAAAATTATTATTAGAATTGGATGTAATGTTGAAACGGTTTGCTGCTATTGTTGAGTTTGGTAACAGGAGGATTGTCCTCGCAGATATATCTAAACTTGAGCAACAAATTAATGAAATGGAGATTCCGAAAAGTTTTTTTGAGATTTTTGGTGGAGAAAAAATTGAAAATGTTATTAATCGAATAAATGATCAGGTGCTTGAATTACGTTCAGAAGCAGCAGTATTAAAAAGAGAAATGGGTGCATTGAAAGGTGTAATGCAAGCAACGATACAAGCATCACAAACGGATATTAATGAATTCTTGAAAACGGCAGGCATAAACTATGAATTAGTGATACTTGCGGAAGATGAAACTAATAGTCGTACAATATTAAAACAATGTTTTAGTGGAGAAAGAACAGATGTGACAAAGATATGAGATCATTTAAGCTGGGGAGAGAAAAACGCTTTTGCACTAATTCTGTTTATGTATTATGCTGTTATGCAAGACCCGGATTTAATCATACTGGATGATCCGATCTCATCATTCGATACTAATAAAAAGTATGCCATTCTTCATAGGATGTTTAAGAATATTGGGAAACGGGATGTTTCTTTAGAGGGAAAAACAGTTTTGTTTTTAACACATGACTTTGAGCCTATTACGGATTTTATCGTAGTTGGAAAATTAGGGGAAGAAAAGGCGCAGGCTTCTTTTATTTGTAATGAACATGGAAGTGTTAAAGAACACAAGATAGATCCAAATTTGGATGTGAAACTTATTACGATAGAGTGTAGTGAAATTGCAAAAAATACAGATATAAATATAGTTAGCCGTGTGGCTTTTTTAAGAAAGTTAAGTGAACTAAGTGGGCGGAATGGAGATTGGGATTTGGTGTATGAAATTTTATCTTGCCTCATTCATGCAAATGAAATAAAGAGAAAGTTGGGAAATAATAGATATATTGACATTGCCCCGGAAGATATTGCTATTGGAATATCTAAAATTAAGGAATATATTCCAGATTTTGATTATGATGAACTTAAAAATAGCATATATACCAAAGAAGGAATTAAAAATTTATACGATACTGAAACTAATGCGTACTTAAAAGTACAGTTATTTAGAGAAATGAATGAAATATTGACTCACAATGAAGTTAAAATCACACAAATGGATGGCGCTTGGTATAAATTTATAGACGAAACATATCATATTGAAAATGATTATCTAC belongs to Qiania dongpingensis and includes:
- a CDS encoding plasmid recombination protein is translated as MTGKGSVNHNSRKFHAKNTDPERSCLNVEYCNENVKDVYHELFDEALARYNAKQTRSDRRIDDYYDKICSGKQEKPFHEIILQIGDKDNMGAKTENGQLAAKVLDKYMRDFQRRNPTLRVFSAYLHMDEATPHLHIDFIPYTTGSKRGLDTRVSLKQALSALGFKGGTRRETELNQWVSYEKEQLAAIMLEQGIEWEKKGIHEKHLSVLDFEKKERAKEVAALEAKKAELQEENATFQEINEDLHEQLLQVDDEIHFLREDLQESRQEAEKAQKQVDKYQKRMDELAPMVKNMEKLAADFSADPEQTLPEAAVTESAKSYREKKAKPLIKKIVQVMRSVYSAYLDISNKFTKLQAAYSRERSGNERLSNRLEVVLEENRELRMVAADFDRVKAVVGSEQVNAVINRAKQQEQIEAEQKRAVRRKHNQEAR
- the dcm gene encoding DNA (cytosine-5-)-methyltransferase encodes the protein MNSHQLIKRGTAQTSSFILTGWQKEKESMFDKKCLLLKRFDSIMREKSGINYFPGVMWMKQVHLRVDDELYNELNAYSVMMEQTMQDCVREAVAYYVTDMRRKQREVKDRQFTFIDLFAGIGGMRIAFERAGGYCVYSNEWNKYSQQTYFANFGEQPEGDITQVPASSIPNHDILVAGFPCQPFSIAGVSKKNSLGRATGFEDKTQGTLFFDVCRILKEKRPKAFMLENVKNLCSHDKGRTFKVILESLEELDYSVFYAVLDGQNYVPQHRERILIVGFDRKKYGKNMQFDFDLTPKYPKPVMRDILDESVDEKYTLSDKLWTYLQNYAAKHKAAGNGFGYGIAPLDGVSRTISARYYKDGSEILIEQEGKNPRRLTPRECARLQGFPDDFKIPVSDTQAYKQFGNSVVVPLMENVAKLIVKKLEEIDQTEEKELQRMVI
- a CDS encoding type II restriction endonuclease, which codes for MTTGYAGQAIKSVLNSEKGFCKFLSANDTGATGGHQSGILISKSAVDMMFSRQELEQDTIPKRMVKIRWQDDFETESCFTYYESKNELRITRFGRGFPFLKPEQTGALFVFTQQTDVDYSVYFLETDEEIEEFLDTFGISPTETNGLIDIEKVSSETQERMAIQEFISGLDVDFPASDVMSVAARTIEEKAYNHVEYILTNPDEKIISWTNMEYTLFRALEYARYGEIITKGFHTVDEFVRVANVVLNRRKSRAGKSLEHHLSAIFDGNGIEYSSQAVTEGNKKPDFLFPSQEAYHDYDFSTDNIISLAAKTTCKDRWRQVLNEADRLRDKPKYLCTLQQGISGAQMDEMQAENVILVVPKPYIVTYPKDRRDRIWTLARFVQYVKMIEGK
- a CDS encoding very short patch repair endonuclease, which gives rise to MDIKSPEERSRNMAAIRSKDTKPEMYFRKLLFAQGYRYSLNSKKIPGHPDIYLRKYNTAIFIHGCFWHRHSGCQYAYIPKSRVEFWQKKFEANVKRDYIVRMELQDKEIKCLIVWECTVKRMKRNLADCQKYLKEIEKFLKGNQMFLEI
- a CDS encoding AAA family ATPase, which encodes MYRIKIENCNNIVEGELTIEDGKLNIFYGINGTGKTTIAKAIEFSKESQKIEELQSFYTETPASVSISPEVGKILVFNEEFVRDIVFKEDEVIQNSFEVFLKTPNYSQKKAQLDQHLQALHNIMKQDEEIQELQKLLDQIAGKFKRNANGKLNKTGVYKSVLSKSNLYNIPEELDSYRPFITNTEINIPWIDWKSKGDAFDVGDGCPYCSETLNRSVHNQRKEVFKKTYKKSDSQNLKDLLDLLESLRIYVKPEKYDELVSYVKTDVPEDIISAILEKLLLELDVMLKRFAAIVEFGNRRIVLADISKLEQQINEMEIPKSFFEIFGGEKIENVINRINDQVLELRSEAAVLKREMGALKGVMQATIQASQTDINEFLKTAGINYELVILAEDETNSRTILKQCFSGERTDVTKI
- a CDS encoding P-loop NTPase family protein, with the protein product MQDPDLIILDDPISSFDTNKKYAILHRMFKNIGKRDVSLEGKTVLFLTHDFEPITDFIVVGKLGEEKAQASFICNEHGSVKEHKIDPNLDVKLITIECSEIAKNTDINIVSRVAFLRKLSELSGRNGDWDLVYEILSCLIHANEIKRKLGNNRYIDIAPEDIAIGISKIKEYIPDFDYDELKNSIYTKEGIKNLYDTETNAYLKVQLFREMNEILTHNEVKITQMDGAWYKFIDETYHIENDYLHFLDIIKFNIVPSYIIDNVDEIVSGI